In Opisthocomus hoazin isolate bOpiHoa1 chromosome 12, bOpiHoa1.hap1, whole genome shotgun sequence, the sequence CCCGTGGCCCCCCCTCGGCAGCCGCTGGACCACGAGGCGCGGGACCGCTTCGAGCTGACGGTGTCGGTGCGGAACGAGCGGCCGCTggagcccgcggcccccgccagcccccgggcGCTGGCCACCGTGCGGGTGCGGGTGCGGGACGTGAACGAAGCGCCCGTCTTTCGCGAGAACCCGCGGCGGGTCAGCGTGCTGGAGGggacccccccgggcacccccgtcACCACCTACACGGCCAGCGACCCCGACACCCGCCAGCTCCAGACCCTGACGTGAGTCGCGGGGTTTCGGCACCCGGTCCCCCCTGGCTtcgccccccacccccggcacccctgctGCGCTCGCAGCCTGCAGCGGGTGTTTCGGGGAGGGAATGGGGGGGCTGACGGCGCCCACCCCGCTGCGCCCACAGCTACGCGCTGCTCTACGACCCGGcgggctggctgcagctggaCCCCCGCGCCGGCGTCGTCCGCACCAAGCGGGAGCTGCTGCACCCCTCCGCCTTCCTGCAGGGCGGCTGGTACATCGCCCTGGTCCTCGCCCGCGACGACGGTGAGCGGACCCCCCCTccgtcgtgtgtcccccccctccccaaccccgcCGTCCCCTCCCTGAGCCCCCCCCTGCTCTGTGCCTCCCCCCAGCCGAGCCCCCGCTCTCCGCCACCGGCACCCTCTCCATCGAGATCCTGGAGGTGAACGACCACGCgcccctgctgcagcccccggccgggGGGGTGGTctgcgggcggccgggccgcggggggaCCCTGCTCCTGGGGGCCACGGACGACGATCGGCCCCCGCACGCTGCCCCCTTCCATTTCCAcctcagcccccagcacccccagctcacCCGCAACTGGAGCATCGCCCGCTTCAATGGTGAgggctgcccggggtgggggggctgccgcATGGGTgggcctgggggggggtcccagctcacccccccgcccgctgcccgcccgcagTGACCCACGCGGTGCTGGCCGTGCTGGCGGAGCTGCCCGAGGGGCCCTACTcgctcccgctgctgctgcgggacTCGGGGACCCCCCCGAGGGAGCGGGAGCAGCTGCTGAACCTCTCCGTGTGCCGCTGCGGCCACGACGGCACCTGCGAGGACGGGGTCCTGGCCACCGCCACCGCCGGGGCTGGCATCACCCTCGGGGCCCTCACGATCATCCTCGGcagcgtcctcctcctcctcggtgaGTGAGACCCCCGGCCGCGCTCACGCCCGCCCCCGTGGCCCCTCCATCCTGCTCCCACCCAGTACCCAGCCATGCCACAGCGGTGCTGGTCCCAGTCACCCACCCCGAACCCCACCAGCACGCTCcgtcaccccaccccaccccaccctcgAACCCCAACACCCCAGCAACCCCTTCCGACCCCCACCAAGACCCCCCCAACCATCTCCCTCATCGTCCCATCCCACCCATCGCCCCccaagcatccccccccccccaaatccctcccCCATCCCGCTCTCCCAACCCCACCGACCACATCCCAACCAGCGCCCCGTGcccgtccccccccaccccgcgcccacccgcgctctgcccgcagcactggcggggctgggggctgcgcgggTGCGCGGGCGCCGGCGGGCTCTGCGCCAGGGGCTGCTGCGACGCTCGCGGGACGACATCCGCGACAACATCCTCAACTACGACGAGCAGGGCGGGGGCGAGGAGGACCAGGTGAGCGGGACCCGGGTGGGCGTCCCAAGGGTGGCGTTGGCGGAAGGGGGGTccaccccagccccgcacccctgaCCCCCTCCCGTCCTCGCAGGACGCCTACGACATCAACCAGCTCCGGCACCCCGAGCTCTTCCCACCCCGGGCCAAGCCACCGGTGCGCAGGGACACCCCGCtcagcgccgccgcccccccggccccccgcaagctgcccagcagcccctcggACATCGAGGACTTCATCAACGAGGTGGGGGACGGCGCCCGGGACCCCGCCTCGCCCCCGGCTCCCCCGTCCCCAGTGGGGCTGACGGTTGTCCCCGCGTCCCCGCAGGGGCTCGAGGCGGCCGACCGCGACCCCGGCGTGCCCCCCTACGACACGGCCCTCATCTACGACTACGAGGGCTCGGGCTCGGTCGCCAGCCCCCTCAGCTCCATCGTCTCCAGCCTGACGGACGAGGACCAGGACTACGATTACCTGAGCGAGTGGGGGCCGCGCTTTCGGCGCCTGGCCGACCTCTACGGCCATTAGCGGGGGGCACCggcgtgggggggtggggggcttgcacacgcgtgtgcagcgGGGGACCCGGACGCGGTGGCTTGGCGGATGGACACGCAGCAGATGCccggctgtgggggggggggctttgcacacgcgtgtgcgccgAGTACCCAGGCGCAAGGGctttgcacacgcgtgtgcgcccGGAGAGAGacctcggggcggggggctgcacgcaCCCGCAGACCCCGCACCCAGCAAGCTGGGGGGGGGATGCCCTGGGGAAAGACCCCGCAGACCCCGGGGAAAGACCCTTCCCGGGGGATGCCCCAGGGAAAGAGCACCTGGGGGGTGGTGAGGAGACCCCCGGTCCCCCCCTGCCCATGAATAAAGACCCCAGAGCAGGGGGCCGGTGGCGGGGGTGCCGCACGGGGCCCCCCGCCCGCGCCAGCCGCCCGTAGAAACAAGGCACTTTTATTGGCAGCCCGCGAGCGCCCGCCGCGAACACCCCGGGGGGgcatcacccccaccccagggctcccagcacagctcctcctggggcaggatctggccccgCCGTGGGGTGGGTGCgttgccccccaccccagctatCACACACGTCccggctgcaccctgccatccCCACTAGCACCCAGGGATGGGGGTCCCGGTGCTCCGTGGGGGTCCCAGCACCATgctcagcccccccagcaccagggagacccccccgggggggggggagggggggcacagCTACGTCTCacggggggtggctggggagcccagcaccctTTTGGTGGAGGCGGCGAGGTGGGAGTAGTCGTGGGGGATGGCGTGGGGGGTGAGCAGGGGTAGGTggtcctcccgggggggccgGTGGAAGAGGGGGGGCCGGCGCTGGCTCTCGCCGTCCTCCAGGGACTGGGGCAGGCGGCGGCCCTGGCTCTCGGGCAGCAGCATGATGCTGAGGACGGCGAGGATGGCGAAGGAGGCGAAGACCACGTGGTGCAGGAAGAAGCCGTGGCTGTTGGGGATGGCGGTGATGGGGGCGGCCGCCTTGCCCACGAAGCTGGCCCCCACGACCAGGCCCAGCCCGGCACCCCTGCGGGGAAAAGGTGCTCAGAGGGGgccccggtgccccccaccccagcgtGGCACGGGGAGGGGTGGCAGCTCCCCCCCTTACCTGACCACGGTGGGGAGGACCTCGCTGGCAAAGAAGATGCTGAGCATGGTGACGGCGTGGGAGGCGGTGATGCCCACCACGGACAGGGTCAGGACAATGAGGTCCAGCAGATCTGATGGGGGGGAAAGCACCATCAGGGGTCAAATCCTGCCCACCCCCACTCCCCAGGCACCCTGTTCCCACCCTCAGCCCCCCAGCCGGGGTCCATGCCGCAGGAAgggcagccccccagccgggTTCCGTGCCGCAGTGAGGGCAGGGGTCCCCCCCTCGGTCCTTACACTGGGTGAgggccagcagcaggagggaggagatgCCGGTGAGGACGGTGCAGAGCAGGAGGACGGCGCGGCGCCCGAAGCGCTCGGCCGTCAGGCAGACGAAGAGGCAGGCGACCGCCTCGGTGCCCACCAGCACGAAGTAAGAGGAGAAGAAGCGAGGCAGGTGGGGGGCCAGGTTGCGGGTGAAGCAGTGGCGGATGCCCGAGCCGATGAACCTGCGGGAGAGCAGGGTCAGGGGGCCGCGAGCAggacccccgccgccctcccaccCCCATCCCGCCTGCTCACGCCGCGAAGCCAAGGATGACGCTGTTCTTCCAGATGACCCTGGTGCCGAAGATCTCGCAGACGGCGTGGTaccggggctgcggggacccctCCGACACCGactccagctctgctgggacGGGGGGACCCGGGTTAGAGCCAGCACCGTCCCACCGCCCCCCCCGGCACCGCAGCTTTGGGGAGGGGGCCCGGCGGCCGCTCGGCAGCCCCCGCCACGCACCGGCGAGGAGGCTGTCATGGCGGCAGGAGCTGTCGTCGTCGGAGCCGTGGCCGCTGTCTTCGGCCAGTGCCTGCAGGGTCTTCCGGGCCCTCTCCGGCTGCCGGGTGGCCAGCAGCCAGCGCggtgactccagcagcagcaccgggGACCTGGGGCGCACGTGTCAGCGTCACGGGGCTCCCCAGGGCCCTGACCCTCCCCCAACTCCAGCGCTGCCCACCCCTTCCCAGCTTCTAAAGCGACGCTGCCCAGAAACTCTCAACTTCAAACCCGAGCAAACATTTAcccagggtgggggggtccccacgcCCCGCCTGGAGAGCCCCAGCCGGGCTTTGATCCCCACTGTGGCCCCGGGCAGGGTGCGCCAGGCTGGGGGTGCCGCCACGGCGCTCCCCGAGCGCGGCTCGGTGCCAGCCCCGGGACACGGCTCTGGgcactgctgggggggggtccttaccaccagcaggcagccagcagagccaggatCATGGTGacagcaccctgcagcacccGCCAGTCGCGGCAGAGCACGgccagccccggcagcagcagctcgcCGGCGATCCAGAAGAAGCCGGCCACCATCGTCACCCCCAGCCGGTGCGGGGGGTCGCAGAGCTCCAGCCCTTGggtcgggggggggacacaagggGTGCATGTGGGTGCCATGGAGCATCCTGCATCCCGGagcacccccggacccccccacGCACTCACGTGCCACGTAGAGGGAGAGGAAGGCGCCGGCCAACGCCGCCCCGAAGAGCAGCCGCCCCACCACGACCATGACGAAGTCGATGGCCAAGGCCACGCCGAGGCCCAGGGGCACCGCCAGCGCCAGCGACACCATGAAGGCGGGACGGCGGCCGAACCTGCGGCGGGACGGCgtgtgagcggggccgggcgcggtgcccccctgcccggggggggccatCCCATGGACCCCCGGGTACCTGTCGCAGGCCAGGCCGGCGGCGATGCTGCCCAGCGTCCAGCCCAGCAAGTGCGTGGTCTGCTCCAGGGGCACCTTCCAGCGCGAGGCACACACCAGGTCCCACTGCGGGCGAGGGGGGGGTCACAGCGGGGAGATGGCAGCACGGGGGGTCCCAGCAGACACCCCCCCCTCGCTGCTGGGACGGACGGGGTCAGGAGCTTCATGAGTTGACCGGGGGGCTTCTCGCCAGCCCCCACCCCACAAGTAGAAGCATGGAGGGATGGTGCTGATGGCCCTCAGAGACCTGTCCGTCCCCCCCAGGGCTCCCCTCAAAGCCCCTCCACGGGGGtcgccccttctccctctccccccagacccccccttgCTGTTGggagggatggggtcaggagccTCGTGAGTTGACCGGGGGGCTTCTCGCCAGCCCCCACCCCACAAGTAGAAGCGTGGAGGGAGAGCGCTGATGGCCCTTAGAGCCCTGTCCgtcccccccagtgctccccccagccacccccaaaGCCCCTCCACGGGGGTcaccctccttctcccccccccccacgagGATCCCCCTTTCCCAAGcaaaccccaccccccccgggggcgctccccctgcccacccagtgCTTTCCCGCGGGACCCTCGCTGCGCTCCCCATCTTCCCCCTCCcaacacccccctccccagcatccccccaccccccccccggacctGCGTGACGAGGTTGGaccatccccttcccccccccccccggcatccccccgCCCCGGACCTGGAgcatccccttccccctcccgggACCCCCCTCAGGCATTCCACGCCCCGGACCTGCGTGACGAGGTTGGAgcgtccccttccccccccccaggacctgcGTGACGAGGTTGGaccatccccttcccccccccccggcatccccccgCCCCGGACCTGGAgcatccccttccccctcccgggACCCCCCTCAGGCATTCCACGCCCCGGACCTGCGTGACGAGGTTGGAgcgtccccttccccccccccaggacctgcGTGACGAGGTTGGaccatccccttcccccccccccggcatccccccgCCCCGGACCTGGAgcatccccttccccctcccgggACCCCCCTCAGGCATTCCACCCCCCGGACCTGCGTGACGAGGTTGGAgcgtccccttccccccccccccggacctgCGTGACGAGGTTGGAgcgtccccttccccccccccccagcatccccccccccagcatccccccctccccggacctGTGTGACGAGGTTGGAGCggaggccggcggcgggcagggcgtaGTGCCAGCCGCGGGTGCAGGGCCCGGTGCCGTTGGGCCGGGCGGTGCCGCTGGGCCGCGCGGTGCCggtggccggggcggggccgcggggcgcggCCCCGGGGTACCGGTAGAGCCGGCAGGGGCTCCAGCCGGGCCCGAGGCGCGGGACGGCGGCGCGGAGCAGAGCGGCCCCCGCCAGGcggcgcagcggcggcggcagcagcgcccCGTCCGGCCGGCAGCGGTGCTGCGGCGCCGCCCCCAGCGCCCAGCCCAGCGCCCAGCCCAGCGCCAGCGCCACGCACGGCGCCCACGCCCCCGCCGCGCGCCGGCCCCGAGGCCGACCCCCGGACCGCCCCCCCACGgcggacccccccaccccgccgccccccgccgccgccgccgccgccgctgccatcagcccccgccgccgccgctgcctccgccgccgccggggaTCGGGAGGGATCGGCGCCTGCAGGTGGGGGCGGCACCGGCGCGGACCGGCCCCCCGCGGGGACCGCCCCCGCCGCACCCCGGGCTCTGCCCTCCCGCAGCTCCCgggccttcctccccccccccggccggttcagccccccccgagcccagTGCAGACCCCCAGCCCGGTtgggccccccccaccccggttcGTCCCCTCCCGGGCAGGTTCACCCCCCCAACACAGTTTGCCCCCCCAGCCACGTTCACCCCCCCCAACCCGTTtcgtccccccccagcccggttCGGCCTCCCCCAGCCCGGTTCGGACTCCACGCCGgttcaccccccccaccccagttcgcccccccaccccggttcgtcccctcccagccaggttcacacccccccccactcAGTTCGCCCCCCAGCCACGTTCAGACCCCCAAACCCAGttcgccccccccagcccagttCGTCCCCTTCCAGCCCAGTTCACACCTCCTCGCCCGATCCCGGTTCGCCCCCCTCTCCCCTGTTTGCCCCCCCAACCCAGTTCGTCCCCTCCCAGCCCGGTTCACCCCCTCACCCTCGttcaccccacacccccccccccccccccagtttgacAACCCCAAGCCTGgttcacccccaccccccagacCCGGTTTGTCCCCTCCCTGCCCGGTTCATGCCCCGGACCCCGgtttgcccccctcccccctgTTTGCCCCCCCAACCCCGTTTCATCCCCCCCCAGCCTGGTTCACCCTCCCCCGCCCCGgttcaccccccccaccccagttcGGCACCCCCCAACCCAGGTCGTTTCCCCCCCGCTctggtgtcccccccccaggtgcTCCAGGCCAAGGCACTGGGGGACCCCagtccagctcctgctggggGTCGTGAGGCAccgccgggacccccagcaccacccACAAATGCATCTGGACCCCCCCCCTAAACCTCAAAGGGTGCTGGTGGGTCTGGCCCCCCCGGGAAGGGACCGGTCGGAGCCCCCTGGCACCCAGCGCCCCGGGGAGCCCCTGGGAAGAGCCGACAGAGCAGCCCAGTTGCGAAcgagctgcttttttctcttaaaaatttatttaccGTGCTCTCGGCGGGACGACCGCTCTGGCGCTCGGCTCTGTACCTGCGGGGGTGGAAAACCACCTCGGCACTCGCTTCTGGGTCCCTCTGTGGGACGTCACGCAGCTGATCCTGATGGTCCCGCCGTTGGGCCGTGACGGGCCCTCGGTGCCCAGCACGGCGTACGCAACCGACGGCGTGGAGAAGGCATCGACGGCGTGAAGGCAGTGTCAGCGTGACGAAGGCATTGACAGCGTGATGAAGGTGTTAACGGCGTGACGAAGACCTCAACGGCGTGACGAAGACCTCAACGGCGTGAAGAAGGCATCGATGGCATGGAGAAGGCATCGACGGCGTGAAGGCATCGATGGCATGGAGAAGGCATCGACGGTGTGAAGAAGGCATCAATGGCGTGAAGAAGGCATCAATGGCGTGAAGAAGGCATCGACAGCGTGAAGGCATTGACGGCATGGAGAAGGCATCAGTGGTGTGAGGAAGGCATCGATGGCGTGAAGGCATTGACAGCATGGAGAAGGCATCGACGGCGTGAAGAAGGCATCAATGGCGTGAAGAAGGCATTGATGGCATGAAGGCGTCGAAGGCGTGAAGGCATCGATGGCATGGAGAAGGCATCGACGGTGTGAAGAAGGCATCAATGGCGTGAAGAAGGCATCAACGGTGTGAAGGCATTGACAGCATGGAGAAGGCATCGACGGCATGAAGAAGGCATCAATGGCGTGAAGGCGGCATTGATGGCATGAAGGCATCGAAGGCGTGAAGAAAGCATCGACGGTGCAAAGAAGGTATCGACGGTGTGAAGGCATCGACTGCATGAGGGAAGCATTGACAGCGTGAAGGCATCGACGGTGTGGAGGAGTCGTCAACGGCGTGACGAATGCGTCAATGGCATGAAGAAGGCCTCGATGGTGTGAAGGCCTCGACAGCATGAGGGAAGCATTGACAGCGTGAAGGCATCGACGGTGTGGAGGAGTCGTCAACGGCGTGACGAATGCGTCAATGGCATGAAGAAGGCCTCGATGGTGTGAAGGCCTCGACAGCATGAGGAAGGCCTTGACAGCGTGATGAAGGCATCAACAGTGTGACGAAGGCCTGGAAGGTGTGAAGGCCTCAATGGCGTGAAGGCGTCAACGGCCTAAAGAAAGCATTGACGGCGTGAAGGCATCAATGGCATGGAGAAGGCATCGATGGTGTGAAGGTATTGATGGCGTGAAGAAGGCATTCACAGCGCAAAGTAGGCATTGGTGGCATGAAGAATGCATCAACGGCATGAAGGCATCGAAGGCGTGAAGGCAGTGTTGGCACGAAGAAGGCATCGACGGTGTGAAGAAGGCATCGACGGTGTGAAGAAGGTATCGGTGTGAAGGCattgacggcagagggtggcatcGACAGCGTGAAGGCATCGATGGCGTGAAGAAGGCATCAACGGTGTGAAGCCATCGATGGCGTGAAGAAGGCATCAACGGTGTGAAGGCATCAACGGCACGAAGAAGGCATAGACAGCATGATGAAGGCGTCGACAGCATGATGAAGGCGTCGACGGCGTGAAGGCCACGGTGCGTTACAGAGCAGGCAGCCTTGCCACCCGCTGAGCCCAGACGCTGCCACGCAAGCAGGAGAAGGTGGGACCTGGCCCATGAAGCACCTGCGCCCACCTACGCGGTAAGGAACggcacagggagggaggaaaactcACCCCGGGGGACTCCTGAGCCCCCCAGCGCTGGGGTTAGGAGGGTGCGGGACTTCTCTCGCTTTACGCAGCTGATCCAAGGCTCTCGGTGCTGGTGGAGATTTAATTTATGGTCATTTAACGAAAGAGTGAGCAGGGCTGGCAATCAGTTGACAAATGAGTGTGACCCGCGGCTGCTTTCTTCGAACGAAGCCCCCAAAGCCCCGTCTCAGCCCCACGGAGCAGaggcagccgcccggccccagcgcttGCACCAGTTGCCCCaaagatgggggggaaaaaactcaCCCTGGCTCCGGCCGGGGCATGGCCACTGTGACAAAGAGCccgtcctgctcccagccccatctacgaggatgaggaggggactggagcatctctcctacgaggagaggctgagggagctgggcttgttcagcctggagaagagaaggctgcgaggggaccttagaaatgcctctaaatatctgcagggtgggtgtcaggaggacggggccagactctttgcagtggtgcccagtgacaggacaaggggcaacgggcacaaactgaagcagaggaagctccagctgaacccgaggaagaacttcttccctctgagggtgacggagccctggcccaggctgcccagggaggctgtggagtctccttctctggagatattccagccctgcctggccgcggtgctgtgccccctgctctgggtgaccctgcttgggcagggggttgggctgggtgacccacagaggtcccttccaaccccggccatcctgtgattctgtgtccaacCCCACCGAACGCAAAAAGGcaggggaaagaggagaaaaacgACGCGGCGTTAAAAATCCGGTCAGCGCCGGGAGATCCCCGCAGCAGGACCGCGGGCCGGGCTCCCTGTGCGTACCTGAGCGCATCCGACGGCTTCCACGTGACGCAGCGCCTCGGCCCTCGGTGTTTTCTTGACAGGGAAAGCGCTGCCTCGGGTGGACTATACATACAAAggtaattttaattaatttatttatttctttacacaTAACTGAAAGTGATGTTACAGTACATAAGTTATTTACAACTGTGCAGTAATGTGTTGCAAAATAAATTATCTAGAAGGCAGCAAAAGTACATTGTTAATGTATATAAAAACTGTACAGCATTTATGGGATACAATTTTTCTTTATATGAGTATTggctctgtagtgttttcaagttaTGTTCTCAGAAAGAGAAACGAAATGCCcaagattaaaggaaaaaaaatatataaaccaCATGGATTTTACTCCATTAAAAACACAGTTGGCAAAGTCCTTTCTCTGCGTCGCCGTCTCCCCGCCCACCGCTGGCCGTGCCGCCCCGGCGCACGGTGCGCAGGCGGCTCCTCCGCTCTCCCGCAACGGCGGCgagcggctgctgcggggctccgCGGGCGCACCCCGCCTCCGTCCACACCTTCAGAGCCGCGTCCGCCCAACTTGGACGCTGTCTTTTTGTTTctaattgttttttttgttgttgttgtttgtggtttttgtttttttgtttttttttagacaTACCCAGGATGGAACGAGAAACTcaaaacacccccccctccccccaa encodes:
- the CDH15 gene encoding cadherin-15 isoform X2: MGPPLLLACLLAPLCARGASPAQPGAAAPGSPPAWRQQGGLRRVKRAWVIPPISVSENHKRIPHLLVQIKSDKQQPGGVIYSIKGPGVDEEPLGVFSIDKFTGKVFLNAMLDREENDRYRLKAFALDLGGATLEDPTDLEIIVVDQNDNRPLFRQDVFTGRVVEGAEPGTCVLTVDATDADDPDTDNAVLRYSILEQGAAAMFGINATTGEICTARPGLDREMVGVYNLTVQAADMSGDGLTTTATAVIYLEDVNDNPPEFTKEEFSLEVEEQAVGVEVGKVFVHDKDLAGSPNWLAKFTILEGDPEGAFAIRTDPYTNDGVLSVAKPLDHEARDRFELTVSVRNERPLEPAAPASPRALATVRVRVRDVNEAPVFRENPRRVSVLEGTPPGTPVTTYTASDPDTRQLQTLTYALLYDPAGWLQLDPRAGVVRTKRELLHPSAFLQGGWYIALVLARDDVTHAVLAVLAELPEGPYSLPLLLRDSGTPPREREQLLNLSVCRCGHDGTCEDGVLATATAGAGITLGALTIILGSVLLLLALAGLGAARVRGRRRALRQGLLRRSRDDIRDNILNYDEQGGGEEDQDAYDINQLRHPELFPPRAKPPVRRDTPLSAAAPPAPRKLPSSPSDIEDFINEGLEAADRDPGVPPYDTALIYDYEGSGSVASPLSSIVSSLTDEDQDYDYLSEWGPRFRRLADLYGH
- the SLC22A31 gene encoding putative solute carrier family 22 member 31 isoform X2, with amino-acid sequence MVAGFFWIAGELLLPGLAVLCRDWRVLQGAVTMILALLAACWWSPVLLLESPRWLLATRQPERARKTLQALAEDSGHGSDDDSSCRHDSLLAELESVSEGSPQPRYHAVCEIFGTRVIWKNSVILGFAAFIGSGIRHCFTRNLAPHLPRFFSSYFVLVGTEAVACLFVCLTAERFGRRAVLLLCTVLTGISSLLLLALTQYLLDLIVLTLSVVGITASHAVTMLSIFFASEVLPTVVRGAGLGLVVGASFVGKAAAPITAIPNSHGFFLHHVVFASFAILAVLSIMLLPESQGRRLPQSLEDGESQRRPPLFHRPPREDHLPLLTPHAIPHDYSHLAASTKRVLGSPATPRET
- the SLC22A31 gene encoding putative solute carrier family 22 member 31 isoform X1; its protein translation is MVSLALAVPLGLGVALAIDFVMVVVGRLLFGAALAGAFLSLYVARLELCDPPHRLGVTMVAGFFWIAGELLLPGLAVLCRDWRVLQGAVTMILALLAACWWSPVLLLESPRWLLATRQPERARKTLQALAEDSGHGSDDDSSCRHDSLLAELESVSEGSPQPRYHAVCEIFGTRVIWKNSVILGFAAFIGSGIRHCFTRNLAPHLPRFFSSYFVLVGTEAVACLFVCLTAERFGRRAVLLLCTVLTGISSLLLLALTQYLLDLIVLTLSVVGITASHAVTMLSIFFASEVLPTVVRGAGLGLVVGASFVGKAAAPITAIPNSHGFFLHHVVFASFAILAVLSIMLLPESQGRRLPQSLEDGESQRRPPLFHRPPREDHLPLLTPHAIPHDYSHLAASTKRVLGSPATPRET
- the CDH15 gene encoding cadherin-15 isoform X1, encoding MGPPLLLACLLAPLCARGASPAQPGAAAPGSPPAWRQQGGLRRVKRAWVIPPISVSENHKRIPHLLVQIKSDKQQPGGVIYSIKGPGVDEEPLGVFSIDKFTGKVFLNAMLDREENDRYRLKAFALDLGGATLEDPTDLEIIVVDQNDNRPLFRQDVFTGRVVEGAEPGTCVLTVDATDADDPDTDNAVLRYSILEQGAAAMFGINATTGEICTARPGLDREMVGVYNLTVQAADMSGDGLTTTATAVIYLEDVNDNPPEFTKEEFSLEVEEQAVGVEVGKVFVHDKDLAGSPNWLAKFTILEGDPEGAFAIRTDPYTNDGVLSVAKPLDHEARDRFELTVSVRNERPLEPAAPASPRALATVRVRVRDVNEAPVFRENPRRVSVLEGTPPGTPVTTYTASDPDTRQLQTLTYALLYDPAGWLQLDPRAGVVRTKRELLHPSAFLQGGWYIALVLARDDAEPPLSATGTLSIEILEVNDHAPLLQPPAGGVVCGRPGRGGTLLLGATDDDRPPHAAPFHFHLSPQHPQLTRNWSIARFNVTHAVLAVLAELPEGPYSLPLLLRDSGTPPREREQLLNLSVCRCGHDGTCEDGVLATATAGAGITLGALTIILGSVLLLLALAGLGAARVRGRRRALRQGLLRRSRDDIRDNILNYDEQGGGEEDQDAYDINQLRHPELFPPRAKPPVRRDTPLSAAAPPAPRKLPSSPSDIEDFINEGLEAADRDPGVPPYDTALIYDYEGSGSVASPLSSIVSSLTDEDQDYDYLSEWGPRFRRLADLYGH